One Methanolobus sp. WCC4 DNA segment encodes these proteins:
- a CDS encoding methyltransferase domain-containing protein has protein sequence MTSHEYVHGYSERESVRLSDQANTLEELLHSDTKYPAGSKVLEAGCGIGAQTVILSKNSPQAHITSIDISEDSLNLAKERAAGEGVTNVEFRVENIFDLPFEDERFDHIFVCFVLEHLKEPVEALASLRRVLKKGGTLTVIEGDHGSCFFHPETDAGVKAWNCLIEVQARLGGDSLIGRQVYPLIKQAGFKDVVVSPRMVYSDSSLPHMEEGFVRRTIIPMVEGVRESAIEMGIIDAETFDRGIEDLHRTATEYGTFNYMFFKGVGRK, from the coding sequence ATGACCTCCCATGAATATGTCCACGGGTACTCTGAAAGGGAATCCGTCCGCCTCAGCGACCAGGCAAACACACTTGAAGAACTCCTGCACAGCGATACGAAATATCCGGCAGGAAGTAAAGTGCTTGAAGCCGGATGTGGCATTGGTGCCCAGACCGTCATCCTCTCAAAGAACAGTCCACAGGCACATATTACATCTATTGACATCTCAGAGGACTCACTGAACCTTGCAAAAGAACGTGCCGCCGGTGAGGGAGTCACAAATGTGGAGTTCCGTGTGGAGAATATCTTCGACCTGCCCTTTGAGGATGAGCGCTTCGACCACATCTTCGTCTGCTTCGTGCTCGAACACCTCAAGGAACCGGTCGAAGCACTGGCAAGCCTGCGCAGAGTGCTCAAAAAGGGTGGCACCCTAACAGTCATCGAAGGTGACCATGGTTCTTGTTTCTTCCATCCGGAAACCGATGCAGGAGTGAAAGCATGGAACTGCCTGATAGAAGTGCAGGCAAGGCTTGGCGGTGATTCACTCATCGGCAGGCAGGTCTACCCGCTTATCAAACAGGCAGGCTTCAAGGATGTTGTAGTGTCACCCCGCATGGTCTACAGCGATTCCAGCCTGCCACACATGGAAGAGGGATTTGTGAGAAGGACGATAATTCCAATGGTCGAAGGTGTCAGGGAAAGTGCCATCGAGATGGGAATAATCGATGCGGAGACTTTTGACAGGGGTATTGAGGATCTGCACAGGACAGCGACGGAGTACGGGACTTTCAATTATATGTTCTTCAAGGGAGTGGGGAGAAAGTGA
- a CDS encoding class I SAM-dependent methyltransferase, whose protein sequence is MKNESSSWSLIKGKDIPTTIELDQVFYEYTFPNCKILDIGCGTGKVSIPLASQGFCVTGVDINPEALQMASSSSVSYECTQSPLFARTDATHLPSPDASFDVAIMQAFLTTIVSKEERARIIREAHRVLKPGAYLYLADFGQTWHSQIYRERYIRDLPMTKEEGSFFAYDEKTGEVAYVAHHFTEKELVFLLIENGFEVEFFKRDTFVTRTGNLINGFVVVAKKS, encoded by the coding sequence ATGAAAAATGAATCATCCTCATGGTCACTGATCAAGGGAAAAGACATTCCCACGACAATAGAACTAGACCAGGTCTTCTATGAGTACACATTTCCCAACTGCAAGATCCTTGATATCGGCTGCGGAACCGGAAAAGTGAGCATCCCCCTGGCATCTCAGGGCTTCTGTGTCACAGGAGTAGACATCAATCCTGAAGCTCTTCAAATGGCATCTTCATCTTCAGTATCATATGAGTGCACGCAAAGTCCGTTATTCGCCCGGACCGATGCCACACATCTACCATCTCCTGACGCAAGCTTCGATGTAGCGATAATGCAGGCCTTCCTGACAACTATAGTGTCAAAAGAGGAACGTGCACGCATCATCAGGGAAGCGCACAGGGTGCTAAAACCCGGAGCTTACCTTTATCTTGCTGATTTCGGGCAGACCTGGCATTCGCAGATCTACCGCGAACGCTACATCAGAGACCTGCCGATGACAAAGGAAGAGGGTTCATTCTTTGCTTATGATGAGAAGACCGGAGAGGTTGCTTACGTTGCTCATCATTTTACTGAGAAGGAGCTTGTTTTTTTGCTGATTGAGAATGGTTTTGAGGTGGAGTTTTTCAAGAGGGATACGTTTGTGACGAGGACTGGAAATCTGATCAATGGGTTTGTTGTGGTTGCAAAAAAGAGTTGA
- a CDS encoding YnfA family protein, giving the protein MLTKTTLSMVQIETRCISKTRCLIYTILLFILAGIFEIGGGYLIWLWVRENRDLSFAILGAVVLFLYGIVPTLQPSHFHRIYATYGGIFVVMSLLWGWVFDRIPPDIYDIIGCVVILIGVAIIFYWPREGEE; this is encoded by the coding sequence ATGTTAACGAAGACAACTCTTTCCATGGTGCAGATAGAAACCAGATGCATCTCAAAAACGAGATGTCTCATCTATACGATCCTCCTGTTCATCCTTGCAGGCATTTTTGAGATAGGTGGGGGATATCTCATCTGGCTCTGGGTACGGGAGAACAGGGATCTCAGTTTCGCAATTCTCGGGGCTGTCGTACTGTTCCTTTACGGGATCGTGCCTACCCTCCAGCCATCGCACTTCCACAGGATATACGCCACTTACGGAGGCATATTCGTGGTGATGTCTCTGCTCTGGGGATGGGTGTTCGACAGGATACCACCGGATATCTATGACATCATCGGTTGTGTTGTGATCCTCATTGGTGTTGCGATCATATTCTACTGGCCAAGGGAGGGTGAGGAATGA
- a CDS encoding YnfA family protein, whose amino-acid sequence MISEDMISFAAISLGLFFLAALFEIGGGYLVWLWLREKRGMMLGLMGGVVLAIYGIIPTFQPAHFGRVYAAYGGIFIVSSLIWGKFVDRTEPDRYEVIGALIALVGVFIMFYTPR is encoded by the coding sequence ATGATTAGCGAAGACATGATCTCCTTTGCAGCCATCTCTCTTGGGTTGTTCTTCCTTGCCGCCCTGTTTGAGATCGGTGGTGGCTATCTTGTCTGGTTGTGGCTGAGGGAGAAGAGAGGCATGATGCTGGGACTCATGGGTGGGGTCGTCCTTGCGATATACGGAATAATACCCACTTTCCAGCCAGCTCACTTTGGAAGGGTGTACGCTGCATATGGAGGGATCTTCATAGTCTCCTCGCTCATCTGGGGTAAGTTCGTTGACAGGACAGAGCCGGACAGGTATGAGGTGATCGGTGCTTTGATAGCACTTGTAGGCGTATTCATTATGTTCTATACTCCAAGGTAG
- a CDS encoding YkvA family protein → MGIITFILKAILKERFYKLQLHTKTLSIASKRSDLPIHTRLLAAFVTIYILSPIDLIPSFVPVIGVMDDILLIPIALILAIKMIPDTIMKECRCEAEQILGAKKQPNHTSAQ, encoded by the coding sequence GTGGGCATAATAACGTTCATCCTGAAAGCAATATTGAAGGAACGGTTCTACAAGCTGCAATTGCACACAAAGACGCTATCCATTGCCAGCAAACGCTCTGATCTGCCGATCCATACAAGGTTACTCGCAGCTTTTGTTACTATCTATATACTAAGCCCCATTGACCTTATTCCGAGTTTTGTCCCTGTCATTGGTGTAATGGATGATATCCTCCTCATTCCAATCGCATTGATACTTGCTATTAAGATGATACCTGATACTATTATGAAAGAATGCAGATGTGAGGCCGAGCAGATACTGGGTGCTAAGAAGCAGCCAAACCACACTTCTGCACAGTGA
- the gatC gene encoding Asp-tRNA(Asn)/Glu-tRNA(Gln) amidotransferase subunit GatC, translated as MITKEEVEHVGWLARIEIDAKESDAYAEKLNSVLDYFGQLDEVDTEGVEPTYHVADIVNVFRKDEVTASMPQEEVLANTEHKQEGNFKAPKIM; from the coding sequence ATGATCACTAAAGAAGAGGTAGAACACGTAGGCTGGCTCGCACGTATCGAGATCGATGCAAAAGAATCCGATGCGTATGCAGAGAAGCTAAACTCCGTACTGGACTATTTCGGGCAGCTCGATGAGGTCGACACCGAAGGCGTAGAGCCAACATACCACGTAGCGGACATTGTGAACGTGTTCAGGAAGGACGAAGTCACAGCATCGATGCCACAGGAAGAAGTGCTCGCGAACACCGAACACAAGCAGGAAGGAAACTTCAAGGCTCCGAAGATCATGTGA
- the gatA gene encoding Asp-tRNA(Asn)/Glu-tRNA(Gln) amidotransferase subunit GatA — translation MAAWTDISGIRQRIADSSAEEVTASYIETIGKSKINGFTTVSEEAINAAREIDANGHEGPLAGVPIAIKENISTKGLSTTCSSKILQGYVPPYDAHVIEKLKEAGAVIIGKTNMDEFAMGTSTESSYYGPTFNPWDMDRVPGGSSGGSAAVVAAGEVPVSLGSDTGGSVRCPAAYCGVVGLKPTYGCISRYGLISYANSLEQIGPLSTSVADIATIMDVVAGYDNRDSTSINRENTYSDALKDDVNGLKIGVPEEYFGEGIDENVEKAVWDSIAKFEDMGATYEKVSMPHTKYALASYYIIAMSEASSNLARFDGTRYGYRVEGDNWHVMASKTRAEGFGDEVKRRILLGTYALSAGYHDKYYLKALKVRTLVKQDFDKALSNVDVLMAPTMPAPAFKIGEKIDDPLSLYLADVNTVPINLAGVPSISVPCGLADGMPVGLQIIGKHFDENAIIRAAYSFEQNTDHNKARPPEVE, via the coding sequence ATGGCAGCATGGACAGACATTTCAGGCATCAGGCAGAGAATTGCAGACTCTTCAGCAGAAGAGGTCACAGCATCTTATATTGAGACCATCGGCAAGAGTAAGATAAACGGATTCACCACAGTCTCAGAAGAGGCTATCAACGCAGCTCGTGAGATAGATGCGAACGGTCACGAAGGACCACTTGCAGGTGTACCTATCGCGATCAAGGAGAACATTTCCACAAAGGGACTCTCCACAACCTGCTCATCAAAGATACTTCAGGGATATGTGCCACCATACGATGCACACGTCATCGAGAAGTTGAAGGAAGCAGGCGCAGTCATCATAGGAAAGACCAACATGGACGAGTTTGCCATGGGAACTTCCACCGAATCAAGCTACTACGGACCAACATTCAATCCATGGGATATGGACAGGGTTCCCGGAGGCTCTTCCGGTGGCAGTGCAGCAGTGGTTGCAGCAGGTGAGGTACCTGTATCACTTGGTTCTGATACCGGTGGATCGGTCAGGTGTCCGGCAGCATACTGTGGTGTGGTGGGACTCAAGCCAACCTACGGATGTATCTCAAGGTACGGACTCATCTCCTACGCTAACTCACTGGAGCAGATAGGTCCTCTTTCAACCAGCGTTGCAGACATCGCGACCATCATGGATGTTGTAGCAGGCTACGACAACAGGGACAGCACATCCATCAACAGGGAGAACACTTACAGCGATGCCCTGAAAGATGATGTGAACGGACTGAAGATTGGTGTACCTGAAGAGTACTTCGGAGAGGGCATCGATGAGAACGTCGAGAAGGCAGTGTGGGATTCCATCGCAAAGTTCGAGGACATGGGAGCAACCTACGAGAAGGTATCCATGCCACACACAAAATATGCCCTTGCATCATATTACATTATAGCCATGAGCGAGGCATCATCCAACCTTGCACGTTTTGACGGTACAAGATACGGATACCGCGTGGAAGGTGACAACTGGCACGTCATGGCATCAAAGACCCGTGCAGAAGGCTTCGGCGATGAGGTCAAGCGCAGGATATTGCTCGGAACCTACGCACTCTCGGCAGGTTACCACGACAAGTACTATCTTAAAGCACTCAAGGTAAGGACACTTGTGAAGCAGGACTTCGATAAGGCTCTGTCTAATGTTGACGTGCTTATGGCACCAACAATGCCTGCACCGGCATTCAAGATCGGTGAGAAGATAGATGACCCGCTTTCACTGTACCTTGCGGATGTCAACACAGTACCTATCAACCTTGCAGGTGTGCCATCCATCTCGGTTCCATGCGGACTTGCAGACGGAATGCCTGTGGGACTCCAGATAATAGGTAAGCACTTCGATGAGAATGCCATCATCAGGGCTGCTTACAGCTTCGAACAGAATACCGATCACAACAAGGCCAGACCTCCGGAGGTGGAATAA
- the gatB gene encoding Asp-tRNA(Asn)/Glu-tRNA(Gln) amidotransferase subunit GatB, with the protein MVYENPDGVRIGLEVHVQLNKLNTKLFCGCSTEYHDSEPNTHVCPVCLGLPGSLPVINEKAVEYAIKIGLALNCSIVEQTQFHRKNYYYPDLPKGFQTTQYDFPIAGEGRIIIEGEDGEHVVGITRAHMEEDPGRLQHMGSIDRSKGTLINYNRSGMTLIEIVSEPDMRSPKEARRYLDKLRSILDYLDVFDGDLEGAMRVDANVSVHWGERVEVKNISSFKGAERALLYEIMRQKNHIRRGGEIVLETRHFDEARGVTISMRTKEEEHDYRYFPEPDLVPLRVADRVPKVRETLPELPDAKRERFMEQYGLGETHARALTTEIKVANFFEEVAAKVDPKDAAVWVSDILKGELNYRELSIDAFTVEDIVAVVELVTANKITEKSAVEIIRTVLDDGGKPQEIVEAKGLLKVEDDIVATAVDEAIAENPEAVADYLGGKEKSLNFLVGKVMQKTKGRADAREAREKVLAKLNE; encoded by the coding sequence ATGGTATACGAGAACCCTGACGGAGTAAGGATCGGACTTGAGGTCCACGTCCAGCTCAACAAGCTCAACACAAAGCTGTTCTGTGGCTGTTCCACAGAATACCACGATTCCGAACCTAACACCCACGTATGTCCGGTATGTCTCGGACTTCCTGGATCACTGCCGGTTATCAACGAGAAGGCAGTGGAATATGCCATAAAGATAGGTCTTGCACTAAACTGCAGTATCGTGGAGCAGACCCAGTTCCACAGAAAGAACTACTACTACCCTGACCTTCCAAAGGGATTCCAGACGACCCAGTACGACTTCCCTATCGCAGGTGAAGGAAGGATCATCATCGAAGGTGAGGACGGGGAACATGTGGTAGGTATCACCCGTGCCCACATGGAAGAGGACCCCGGAAGGCTCCAGCACATGGGAAGCATTGACAGGTCCAAGGGTACACTGATTAACTACAACCGTTCAGGTATGACACTTATCGAGATCGTCAGTGAGCCGGACATGAGAAGCCCGAAGGAGGCAAGACGCTACCTTGACAAACTCAGGAGCATCCTCGACTACCTTGACGTATTCGACGGTGACCTTGAGGGTGCAATGAGGGTGGATGCCAACGTTTCCGTACACTGGGGAGAACGTGTCGAGGTCAAGAACATCTCATCCTTCAAGGGTGCTGAGAGGGCTCTTCTCTACGAGATAATGAGGCAGAAGAACCACATCAGACGTGGTGGCGAGATCGTACTGGAAACAAGGCACTTCGATGAGGCAAGAGGTGTGACAATTTCCATGCGTACCAAGGAAGAAGAACACGATTACCGCTACTTCCCTGAGCCTGACCTCGTACCACTGAGAGTTGCCGACCGTGTACCAAAGGTGCGTGAGACACTTCCTGAACTTCCTGATGCAAAGAGGGAGCGCTTCATGGAGCAGTACGGTCTTGGCGAGACCCATGCAAGGGCACTCACCACTGAGATAAAGGTGGCCAACTTCTTCGAAGAGGTAGCAGCAAAGGTCGACCCGAAGGATGCGGCTGTCTGGGTATCTGATATCCTCAAGGGTGAGCTCAACTACCGTGAACTCAGCATCGATGCGTTCACAGTAGAGGACATCGTCGCTGTTGTCGAACTCGTGACAGCTAACAAGATCACTGAAAAGAGTGCTGTTGAGATCATACGCACAGTCCTTGATGACGGCGGCAAGCCACAGGAGATCGTCGAAGCGAAAGGTCTTCTCAAGGTAGAGGACGATATCGTTGCAACAGCAGTGGATGAGGCGATTGCCGAGAACCCTGAGGCTGTAGCAGACTACCTTGGTGGAAAGGAAAAATCCCTGAACTTCCTTGTAGGTAAGGTCATGCAGAAGACAAAGGGCCGTGCTGATGCAAGAGAGGCAAGGGAAAAAGTGCTTGCGAAATTGAACGAGTGA
- a CDS encoding winged helix-turn-helix domain-containing protein — MTNDDKEQRRQEWYERVKKEGKLKRDPKEEHDAKLKTLQNPVRRNIIKSLNEKKMTFDELKAEFNLDNMPLKLHLGMLEDTLYVEKEDENTYVITPRGEDYLDSIETKPESKDESMDDLKKRRDEWYEKMKKEGRLKRNPTEDHRAGLKAMQNPVRRHMLEAMGEGKMTYDEVKEKFDLNDVQAKLNLDMLEDTLYIEKEDDTTYVITVRGEAFLANVDEHHL; from the coding sequence ATGACAAATGATGATAAGGAACAAAGAAGACAGGAATGGTACGAGAGAGTTAAAAAAGAGGGCAAGCTCAAGAGGGATCCTAAAGAGGAGCATGACGCAAAACTGAAGACCCTGCAGAATCCTGTCAGAAGGAATATCATCAAAAGCCTGAATGAAAAGAAGATGACATTCGACGAACTGAAGGCCGAGTTCAACCTTGACAACATGCCACTGAAGCTTCATCTTGGAATGCTCGAGGATACACTGTACGTTGAAAAAGAGGATGAGAATACCTACGTCATCACACCACGCGGCGAAGACTACCTGGACAGTATTGAAACCAAACCTGAATCAAAGGACGAATCTATGGACGACCTGAAGAAAAGAAGGGATGAATGGTACGAGAAGATGAAGAAAGAGGGTAGGCTCAAGAGAAATCCAACTGAGGACCACAGGGCAGGTCTGAAAGCCATGCAAAACCCGGTCCGCAGGCACATGCTTGAAGCTATGGGCGAAGGGAAGATGACCTATGATGAGGTCAAGGAAAAGTTCGACCTTAATGATGTACAGGCCAAGCTGAATCTCGATATGCTTGAGGATACGCTATACATCGAGAAAGAAGATGATACGACTTATGTTATCACAGTACGTGGCGAGGCATTCCTTGCGAATGTAGATGAACATCACCTTTAG
- a CDS encoding 50S ribosomal protein L40e, with amino-acid sequence MARFPEAEHRILIKKICMDCNARNAVRATRCRKCGSKDLRMKSKETRG; translated from the coding sequence ATGGCAAGATTCCCGGAAGCTGAACACAGGATACTGATCAAGAAGATCTGTATGGATTGCAATGCACGCAATGCAGTACGTGCAACAAGATGCAGGAAATGCGGTAGCAAAGACCTGCGTATGAAATCCAAGGAAACAAGAGGCTGA
- a CDS encoding geranylgeranylglyceryl/heptaprenylglyceryl phosphate synthase — translation MQVEEYLNNIVEKEGTVHLTLIDPASQTPDEAAEIARAAAEGGTDAIMVGGSTGAGGVVLDQTLLKIKEKTDKPTILFPGNAAGVSRYADAIFFMSLLNSRDINFVTTNQAMGAPIVYKSGIEPISMGYIIVEPGGTVGWVGDAKLIPKHKPELAVAFALAGKYLGMHYTYLEAGSGADAPVTPEMIGAVKHVLGDNKLIVGGGIRDGETAKLCAMAGADMIVTGTVLEESSNVTAKIEELVSAIKK, via the coding sequence ATGCAAGTGGAAGAGTACCTTAACAACATTGTTGAAAAAGAGGGTACAGTTCACTTGACACTTATCGACCCGGCATCACAGACACCGGATGAGGCAGCAGAGATTGCTCGCGCTGCAGCAGAAGGTGGGACGGATGCTATCATGGTCGGAGGTTCCACTGGAGCCGGAGGAGTGGTCCTTGACCAGACACTCCTTAAGATAAAAGAGAAGACAGATAAGCCTACAATATTGTTCCCGGGTAATGCGGCAGGTGTCAGCAGATATGCAGACGCTATTTTCTTCATGAGCCTGCTCAATTCCCGTGATATAAATTTCGTCACCACCAATCAGGCAATGGGTGCTCCGATCGTTTACAAGAGCGGAATAGAACCCATCTCCATGGGCTACATAATAGTAGAGCCAGGAGGAACCGTTGGATGGGTGGGTGACGCAAAGCTCATACCAAAACACAAACCTGAACTTGCAGTGGCATTTGCACTTGCAGGAAAGTACCTTGGTATGCACTACACCTATCTTGAGGCAGGTTCCGGTGCAGATGCGCCTGTGACCCCTGAGATGATAGGTGCGGTAAAACATGTCCTTGGAGACAACAAACTTATCGTTGGTGGCGGAATACGTGACGGGGAAACCGCAAAGCTCTGTGCCATGGCAGGGGCAGATATGATCGTCACAGGAACCGTCCTTGAGGAGAGTTCTAACGTCACTGCAAAGATAGAAGAACTCGTATCAGCGATAAAGAAGTAA
- a CDS encoding ABC transporter ATP-binding protein — MLEVCNIVKEYELNNERKRVLDDVSFTVADGEILGITGKSGSGKTTILKILRGIEDFDSGYFEVDGERVEPGADREKLKFLVNNSAIHLQRNFGLWNGPAVENIIRRLNYLTEGHEGLPEPEAFNYDNLHEEAMYYMRLVKLEEKAQHSSNLLSGGEKQRLVLARQLAAKPRLLLLDEPVTMTDPGTKQEMLDVIKNIKKELNIPIIVVSHLPEIHMYLADRVLYLEDGAIVETGEAEKVLKHFLKDIKEKTGLSEVKEKEPVIKVRGLSNRFALLRVGEVLKFEDLSLDINKGEITALIGPSGSGKTTLLKMIEGLRYPKEGDITYLHNGEWLNIIEFTLQRLNLRRKMSIMHQEFTLSPHSTVREQLAFKLRLKGEGSLEYAREKAAEMGISDESLDTLFKLTEVAEEEKDKSLREMGLTIDIYSKLFPVITKDTVDEHAAEVFEALDLPMSVLDKTPYQISGGEHVRAYIALALVSRPEILMLDEPFGDLDPVTLRDVTNSLKNINRKFGTTIVFVSHHTDFVKEAAHRAILLDSAKIVMDGEPDEVCDRLIEMSHAVYLEHDISELVEN; from the coding sequence ATGCTTGAAGTATGCAATATCGTAAAAGAGTACGAACTCAATAACGAAAGAAAGAGAGTTCTGGATGATGTAAGCTTCACTGTTGCAGATGGAGAGATACTTGGTATCACCGGTAAGAGTGGCAGTGGAAAGACCACTATACTTAAGATCCTCAGAGGGATCGAGGACTTTGATTCAGGCTACTTCGAAGTAGATGGCGAAAGGGTAGAACCCGGCGCGGACCGGGAAAAACTCAAGTTCCTTGTGAACAATAGTGCAATACACCTCCAGCGTAATTTCGGACTCTGGAACGGTCCTGCTGTTGAGAATATTATCCGCAGGCTCAATTACCTGACCGAGGGTCATGAAGGATTGCCTGAACCTGAAGCCTTCAATTATGATAATCTGCACGAAGAGGCCATGTATTATATGCGCCTTGTAAAACTTGAGGAAAAGGCACAGCATTCATCCAATCTGTTAAGCGGAGGCGAGAAACAGAGGCTCGTACTTGCCCGTCAGCTTGCAGCAAAACCACGACTTCTACTCCTTGATGAACCGGTAACAATGACAGACCCCGGTACAAAGCAGGAGATGCTCGATGTCATCAAGAACATCAAAAAAGAGCTCAACATTCCTATCATTGTAGTATCACATCTCCCAGAGATCCACATGTATCTTGCAGACAGGGTGCTCTATCTTGAAGATGGCGCTATCGTAGAGACAGGTGAGGCTGAAAAGGTACTGAAACACTTCCTGAAGGACATAAAGGAAAAAACCGGTCTGTCCGAAGTCAAAGAGAAGGAACCTGTTATCAAAGTAAGAGGTCTTTCCAATCGTTTTGCACTTCTGAGGGTCGGGGAGGTGCTGAAGTTCGAGGACCTTTCACTTGATATCAATAAGGGAGAGATCACTGCACTCATCGGACCATCAGGCTCCGGCAAGACCACACTCCTAAAGATGATAGAGGGCCTGAGATATCCAAAGGAAGGAGATATCACTTACCTTCACAATGGTGAGTGGCTGAACATAATCGAGTTCACTCTACAGCGCCTGAACCTTCGCAGGAAGATGAGCATCATGCATCAGGAGTTCACCCTTTCTCCGCATTCAACTGTCAGGGAGCAGCTTGCTTTCAAGCTCCGCCTGAAGGGTGAAGGTTCACTGGAATATGCAAGGGAGAAAGCTGCCGAGATGGGTATCTCGGATGAGAGCCTTGACACGCTTTTCAAGCTGACTGAAGTTGCCGAAGAGGAGAAGGACAAGTCCCTCAGGGAAATGGGTCTCACGATCGATATCTATTCAAAGCTCTTCCCGGTTATAACAAAGGACACTGTGGATGAACATGCAGCAGAGGTATTCGAAGCCCTTGACCTTCCAATGTCCGTGCTGGATAAGACTCCTTATCAGATAAGTGGTGGCGAGCATGTGAGGGCATACATTGCACTTGCGCTTGTATCACGTCCTGAGATCCTGATGCTCGACGAGCCTTTCGGGGATCTTGATCCTGTAACACTCAGGGATGTGACAAATTCCCTGAAGAACATAAACAGGAAGTTCGGAACTACCATAGTGTTCGTGAGCCATCACACTGATTTTGTGAAAGAGGCTGCACACAGGGCTATCCTTCTGGATTCTGCGAAGATCGTTATGGACGGGGAACCGGATGAGGTTTGTGACAGGCTCATCGAGATGTCCCATGCAGTATATCTGGAACATGATATCAGTGAACTCGTTGAGAACTGA
- a CDS encoding DUF3303 family protein, with protein MLFFDISSWEPRDSEKVIEHFKKLKPPAGINVINQWVDLNGGRYFILYEADSAEAYAEFNLPWSDICIIDSVPVMESTDFIKLMVSKGM; from the coding sequence ATGTTATTTTTTGATATTAGTTCGTGGGAGCCAAGGGATAGTGAAAAGGTAATAGAGCATTTCAAGAAATTGAAACCACCTGCAGGTATAAACGTCATAAACCAATGGGTCGACCTCAACGGAGGAAGATATTTCATCCTTTATGAAGCAGACAGTGCAGAAGCATATGCTGAATTCAATCTGCCATGGTCGGACATATGCATAATAGACAGTGTACCGGTAATGGAATCCACAGATTTTATTAAACTAATGGTTTCAAAGGGAATGTGA